A region from the Canis lupus dingo isolate Sandy chromosome X, ASM325472v2, whole genome shotgun sequence genome encodes:
- the MID1IP1 gene encoding mid1-interacting protein 1 → MMQICDTYNQKHSLFNAMNRFIGAVNNMDQTVMVPSLLRDVPLAEPGLDNDVGVEVGGSGGCLEERTPPAPGPGSANGGFFAPSRDMYSHYVLLKSIRNDIEWGVLHQPPPPPGSEEGNAWKSKDILVDLSHLEGAEAGEEDLEQQFHYHLRGLHSVLSKLTRKANILTNRYKQEIGFSNWGQ, encoded by the coding sequence ATGATGCAGATCTGCGACACCTACAACCAGAAGCACTCGCTCTTTAACGCCATGAACCGCTTCATCGGCGCGGTGAACAACATGGACCAGACGGTGATGGTGCCCAGCCTGCTGCGCGACGTGCCCCTGGCCGAGCCCGGGCTGGACAACGACGTGGGCGTGGAGGTGGGCGGCAGTGGCGGCTGCCTGGAGGAGCGcacgcccccggcccccggcccgggcAGCGCCAACGGCGGCTTTTTCGCGCCCTCCCGGGACATGTACAGCCACTACGTGCTGCTCAAGTCCATCCGCAACGACATCGAGTGGGGGGTCCTGcaccagccgccgccgccgccggggagcGAGGAGGGCAACGCCTGGAAGTCCAAGGACATCCTGGTGGACCTGAGCCACCTAGAGGGCGCGGAAGCCGGCGAGGAGGACCTGGAACAGCAGTTCCACTACCACCTGCGCGGGCTGCACTCTGTGCTCTCCAAACTCACGCGTAAAGccaacatcctcaccaacagaTACAAGCAGGAGATCGGCTTCAGCAATTGGGGCCAGTGA